One genomic window of Vicia villosa cultivar HV-30 ecotype Madison, WI unplaced genomic scaffold, Vvil1.0 ctg.003356F_1_1, whole genome shotgun sequence includes the following:
- the LOC131640874 gene encoding uncharacterized protein LOC131640874, with the protein MDEPTDPRLKNPAMFQSPSKTTKEEIGPKDKSSNPKEKEDKDGETKEKEAPYVPPPPYNHLSQAITQMPSYAKFLKEILSNKKNIEDNETITLTAECSTIIQNKMPPKLKDPGSFSIPCNIGKFVIGKALCGLGASISLMPLSICEKLNMGELRPTKMSVQLADRSVRYPVSVLENVPVRIGQFYIPTDFIIMDIKEDVNTPIILGRPFLATVGDIIDVKKGKLTFEVGEEKVEFILTQFLQASAIEDTCYLVDVIDECIRDIGLSEESYSDVIKIQCP; encoded by the exons ATGGACGAACCAACTGACCCTAGACTTAAAAACCCTGCTATGTTCCAAAGCCCTAGTAAAACAACTAAGGAGGAAATTGGACCCAAAGATAAATCAAGTAACCCAAAAGAGAAAGAGGACAAGGATGGCGAGACAAAGGAAAAAGAAGCGCCATACGTACCTCCACCACCCTATAACCACCTATCCC AAGCTATTACACAAATGCCCTCATATGCTAAATTTCTCAAAGAAATCCTatcaaataagaaaaatatagaagACAATGAGACCATAACACTCACTGCCGAATGTAGTacgataattcaaaataaaatgccaCCTAAGCTGAAAGACCCAGGGAGTTTCTCCATACCCTGCAATATAGGAAAATTTGTCATAGGCAAAGCTCTGTGCGGCTTAGGAGCTAGTATTAgcctaatgcctttgtccatttgcgAGAAGCTTAATATGGGAGAGCTAAGACCAACCAAGATGTCAGTACAACTTGCAGACCGTTCTGTTAGGTATCCTGTAAGTGTTCTTGAAAACGTGCCCGTCCGCATCGGACAATTTTACATCCCTACGGATTTCATAATTATGGACATAAAGGAAGATGTCAATACCCCTATAATCTTAGGAAGACCATTTCTGGCCACCGTTGGAGATATTATAGACGTAAAGAAAGGCAAGTTGACATTCGAAGTAGGTGAAGAGAAGGTCGAATTTATTCTAACACAATTCCTTCAGGCCTCAGCTATAGAAGATACATGCTATCTGGTGGACGTTATTGATGAATGTATAAGAGATATAGGATTATCAGAAGAATCTTACTCTGATGTTATAAAGATCCAATGCCCCTGA